The following is a genomic window from Nissabacter sp. SGAir0207.
GCGGGGGTAAGCTTTCCGCTAGTTAATGGCACTTCTCTCTGGCTCAGCTAAGTTGTGTTTCTGCCCCGTTGGCAGATGTCACTTACCGATTTTCAGGTGCGAATGTTCAAATAGCGCCACGCTGGCCCGATACATTCTTGACTCTGTTATAAGAATAAATCCGTTATCAACCATCCAATCTCGCATTTCCTTCAACTCTTTCTCAAGCGTTAGCAGATCCTCGAATTTAAAGGTACTTACCCTTCCTGCAACACCTGCCGCGGAACTATGAGGAATATTGTCATTCTCTGCTGCATCTTTATATAGTTTGTAAGCATCGCCACTAAATTGAGGCTTACCACGCTCATCCTGGGAAATTTGCATGTCTAGACCATACTCTCGCTGGAGATACAAATTAAGGATATTAAGCGCCGTAAATTCTTCACTAAATTGTGCAGGTGCCATTTCGATAGCCAATACGCGGATCATTCTGTACATGACAGGCAAAGGAAAAATAGGCGCTGGCTTAAGAGTAAACGTCATACATTCTCCTGATATGAAAGGTGTTTACTATTCAGCTAATTGAGTAACCGTTTGGGGTGTAGCCATTACTATACACCGCCATAGAGAGACACTAAAGGACTGCGCCAATAACTCTTGCCACTATTACTAAAGATGTTCTTTGGATTTCCATTGGGAATCTATTGGGAATCCTTTGGGAATTAAAAAGGTTCCCAATAGAAACCTAATGAGAACCTTAAGGGCTTTTTGGCTTTTAAGACAGCAATCGTACTATTTAAAAATCCACTAATTTTAACTAAGCACATTGCTCCCCTTGCCGTTCTTACAAGGCACCGTCCCTTTCTAGCTTTTCGCGCAGCGCTTCTAGAATATAGTTGGAAAAATCTAAGCCAGTCTTATTGTTATCTCTCAATTTTTGATGAGCATCGAAATAGGATGTGGGTATCGCTTTAAGCGTTTTAGTTCTTACTTCACGTTTTGCAGGCGTCGGCTCATCAGTTTTTGAGTGTACAGGATTAACCTGTAATTTCGCCTCGCCAACACCATCTGCTAATGCAGTTTGGTATAAAGAAACTTTATCTTTTTTCACAGCATTCACCTAAATATTCTTTAGTGGTTCCGATGGATTTCTATTGGAAATCTATTGGACTTCCATGGGGTATCCAATGCATTTCCTTTGACTATTCTTCTACTTCTAGTAAGGCTCTGATTTCACCAACTAAGCCTTTAACCTCTCGACCGGCTGGAGACGCTCTCCCATGTTTTATTTCTGTGATCCCCATACCGCTGCGTAAGCTCTCCTGGAAACCATATCGACCAGTACGATAAGGCAGTCTGTTCTCTAGACGCTTCAGGTGCCGGCACTCTGAAAGTAATTCATCCATCTCTGGGAAATGTTTTTTGGTGGGAGGCGTTTTGCACATCAATACATGGGCTTGAATATTAATACCCATTTTAGTCCCGACCTCGTCAAGTAACTGGTCGAATGTCGCCAAGCCAATCAACTCTGTAGGTGAGTCATTTGCAGGCACGATGACCAGGTCAGCGACAGCGACTGCGGTACGCGTCAGATCAGAGTCAAAACCACCACAGTCAATATAGACAAGGCGCCCAGCCTCGTCCTGAGTTCGGATATAGTGAAGCAACGACTTTGTTTCATTGAAGGTTTGTACTTCGCGCTTCTTCTCATCTGGCCGGAAGCGGTTCAGGATGCTGATCCCTTTATGAATGTCTAAATCAATAACATCATCGGCAGCGATCTCGCCCAAAATGTGTACTGAAGATGTTGTCTTACCCGAACCACCTTTCTGATGTGCAATAACTAAAACTGGCATGTTATTCTCCTCTTGGATTCCTAACATGCATCCTACATGGTTCCTATAAATTCACAATGGAAATCTTAGAGAAATCCCTAGGGTTTACTTTAGGTACATATGAATGTGATTATATTTCATTCCATTTCTTTTAGAAGGGGCGTGATTATTGCCCCTATTTGTTATCGGGATATCGAATCCAGATAGCGTTTCACTTCCCTAATTTCATCATCACTGTACTGCGCTGGGATCTCAAAAAAACGGATATCCGCTTTGTTGCAGGCTTCACGTTTGACTGCATCCCGCTTTTCAGCATTGCCTTGGTAATGGCCTGTGCCCTGATACTCCACCACGGCACAGGGGTCGCCCCAGGGATTGATAATGGCAAAATCCACGCGCTTGCTGTTGATGCTCTGATAAGCACTGTCGTCCTTTGAGCTGAGGAGTTCTCCCAAGGAGACCTGAGGAAACACACGGTAGGCTCGGTGATTGTTAGACAGCATCCTTTCCAATTTGCAGAACAGTGCATACTCACTTTTGTTCATAATGCGACGTTTCTGAAAGGCGTTGTTGGTAACGAAATAGAGCTGATCTTCATGGTTAGAGACACTCCTTATCCTTTCGGTAGATACACTCCTTGTCCTTTCGACACTCTTTGTGCTTTCGGCAGGTTGGCGCTGGCCAGACCGAGGAGTTGGTTTAGGTTTCTTTGCCCTGACCAGGATAAAGATAAACGCAGCAACGATCAGAAACAGCCAGTATTTCACTTCCATGATCAATAATCTTCTGAATAAAAGACCTGTCTATCATCCACGTATCTGCCTGTTTTTCAATCATAGCGCTGGGTTTAAAGATGAAACATCCCGCAATTATCGGTAAAATAGGCACTTATCTGAGCAACTGTTAACCAGCTTACGGCATATATCGCAGCCCGCCCAGGGTGTGAGACACTTATGCAATATCACCTACGAGGTTTTTAATGTGTCTCAACAAGAAATTAAGCGTGAAAAGGGGGAGTTAGGCCATTTCGCCTGGTGCCTTCTGGTGGCGTTAAAATTAGCGCAGCAGTCAGGAAAAGTTACTAACAAAACCAGTGAGCACCTGTTTGTTATGGGGTGGCTGGCTAACGCGCAAAAGTACAAATTATTTTCGCGGGCTGTGGCCTCGGATATTCTGTGGCTGCAAAGTGAAGGCAAGAAAAAGGGTGCCAAGGCCAATCTCATTGGCAATGCAGATTATTGGTGGAAAATTCACTCAGGGCAGGTGGCGAATCAGGATGACCTGTTCCGCCTGACCTACTTTATTGAACGGGCACAACAGGCTGGCTGGCAGAGCGAATTGGTCGATGACAAAGACTGGATGGATGAGAGTTACTCTTACCCCAAAAAACAGACGGTTTACATGCGTAAAATGGATCTCATCCATGCCTATGATGACAATATGAAGCGCCTGCAACCCGTCGAGATGCGGTTTACAGGCAACGTAGTGGCTCTTTTACCGGCATTAGCCCAGGCATATCTCCACTATACGCAACCTGTTGAAGTCGGTCACTACATGCAAATTGAGATTGTGGACTGAACCTTGTAGGTCTGACAGGGCACCGGCTGCCATATAGGGCGCCCTGGCTCCCCCTATCAGGGACTATATGGAATAGATTCGGGAACGAGGTAGAGCACCTCTGCCGCTGAATGCCTGAGCCATGAGTAACCACTCACCACCAATGCTACGACTAACATTGTAGCTATCACCACATACTTCCTTAACATCTGACCCCAAAATTAAGCTTAAAATTCATAGAAATAATTAAAGACACCGATCATAACAGGCTAAAACCGCACTTTAAAATCTGACTTTTGGCAGATCTGTCCAGCGGGTAGTGTAGGCAGGTGACAGCATTTCACGTTTCATCTGCCAGCTGGGTTCAATGCCCTGTCCCGCAAACCAGACCCGTCCAAGACCCGTATGGTTGATTTTATCGACCACGTGCATCAGGGCTTCGCTATTTGGCCGAGGAGCATGGGCATCGAACAGGTGCAGCTGAGCCACGCCGCTGGGCGAGAAGTCGTTGAGCATCACGCCGGCTTTGGCATAGTGAAAACCAGGGCGCCACAGACGATCCAGAATACGCTGGGCGGCCGCCACAATATCGCGCGTATCCTGGGTAGCCGTCAGTAATTTTTCGGTGCCGGCATTGCCATATTGCGGCTCATCGGCATAGGGGGAAGTACGGACAAACACGGTAATGTGCCGGCAGAACTGTTTCTCCTCACGCAGCTTCTCTGCGGCGCGCTCGGCATAGCGGCAGATAGCCTGCCGCATGTCATGCTCCTGTGTGATGCGCCGGCCAAAAGAACGCGAACAGACAATTTGCTGCTTGGCAGGGGCATTGTCTTCCAGGGCAATACAGGATTCGCCACGCAGCTCCCGCACGGTACGCTCCATGACGACACCGAAATGCCGGCGAGCAAATCCTGTATCCAGGTTGGCTAATTGCAGGGCCGAGTGAACCCCCATGCTTTTTAGCGTCCTGGAGAGCCTGCGGCCTATTCCCCAGACATCTTCCACATCAAGCAGGGACAAAAGCTTGCGGATGCGCAATGGATCAGTCAGTGCCACAACACCTCGCGTCGCCGGCCAAGTCTTAGCAGCATGGTTGCAGGCTTTAGCAAGGGTTTTGCTGGGTGCGCAGCCCACGCCCACGGTCAGGCCGGTATGGGCATACACCTGCTCGCGTACCAGGCGGCCAAATGCCTCATAGGGGAGGCTGGCCTCTATCCCCGTGACATCCATCCAGGCTTCATCGATTGAATACACCTCCACTTTCGGCGCCAGCGACTCCAACACTGACATGACGCGTGCGCTTAAGTCCGCATACAGTGCGTAATTGCTTGAAAAAACCACTACGTTGTGTTGCCTGATCAAATGCTTGATCTGGAAAAGTGGGGTGCCCATTTTGATGCCGGGGATGCACCTGGCGGCCGCATTTCTGGCAATAATGCAGCCATCATTATTACTTGCGGTCACGACGGGACGCCCTTTCAGATCGGGCCGGAATACGGTCTCACAGCTGGCATAAAACGCATTGACGTCTGCGAGCGCAAACATGGTCATCGTCCCACACTGTGGATGATATGCATCACCTTGCCGAAAATCTCCAGTGTGTCCGGGTCAACATACAAGGGAGGGAAGGCCGGGTTCATGGGGAACAGCCCAAGGCGGGGACGTAGCATCAGCCGCTTGACGGTAAACTCACCGTCTACGGCCGCAATCACAATATCACCGTGGCCGGGTTTTTCAGAGCGATCAACAATCAGCAAATCTCCACTGGAAATGCCTCCCTGTGACATGGAGTCGCCCTCTGCACGGACAAAGTATGTTGCACTGGGATGGCGGATGCAGTACTCATTCAGATCCAGGGTGCGCTCCACGTAATCAGCCGCGGGCGACGGGAAACCTGCCTGGCAACGCTCCAAAAACAACGGGATAGCAAGAGCAGGCATTTCTTCGCCTGGCTGATAAAACGGGCTGCTGATTGTCATATTGAACCTCCTCTATTAACTGTATATTTATCCAGTATATGAGAAAGTTACTGATTGAAAAGACACAGGGCCGCTGAGTGCGGTTAAAATCACCGTATTCTCCACTTTCGGAGCACGACAATGAGTTTTAATTTGGCGGCAAAGCCTGATGCTGAACGAGAAAAGGTCAATGTGGATCTGGCGGCCAGTGGGGTTGCCTATAAAGAGCGGTACAACATGCCGGTGGTGCCAGAGCTGGTCGAACGTGAACAGCCTGAACATCTGCGGGCCTACTTTCGCGAGCGTGTGCAACATTACCGCCAGATCTCGGGACAATTTGAAACCCTGCCCTATGAGCCGCCAGCGCCTAAACGCTTTTAGAGCAGAGCAGCCCAGGGTAACTCCTGCTTTACAGCATGCCCCTCATCGCCGCGTTACTTTTCGCAGGCGTAGACTAGATGACCAATGACCATCCAAAATCCTGAAGGACAGAGGCCATTGGCGCTGGTATAGCACCGTTATGCGTGGCTGGCACCGCCGCACGCTTGATGATGCCATGACCTTGATGCACGCAGCATGTCAGCCATGAAAAGGGCCACCGAAAGGTGGTTTTTTTTCGCCTTCGTAAACTAATGACAAATTCATGTTGTCATGTATTGACAAAGGGGGCGTGCAAAATCTATCCTGTTTATGAGGCGGCAAGATGCTGGTCTATTAGGCAGCTTAGAAAGTGCTCCTCAGAAATTTACCCTTATTTTCAGTGATACAGGAGAAGGTTATGCACGCGTGGATCATCACCAAAGATGTGAAAAAAGGCATTCCCATGAACACCCTGGGGCCACAAAAAACCTGCTGTAAGCTCGAGGACGTTGCAAGCTTAGGTATCCCTTTCCGCTTGCTGGATGAAGGCTTCTGTACCTGCTACGAGGGGGTGTTTCTGGGGCAATACACTGACCGGGCTGCTCCGCTGCTGGAATTTCCAGTGCAGGCCGAAAAAGTGGTTCAAATCCAATATCGGCAGGAGTCTGGCGAATGGATGTAAAAAAACTGACGAATAGTGCCAGGCAATACCTGCATTTTGTGCCGTGGGTGATGCTGGTATGCACAGAGAATGCAGAGGCAAAATCCGCTGAACAGGGCATTGCCCTGTATTACCTGGGGCCTTTGCTATGGCTGATAGCCATCTTTCTGCTGATCTCTCTGATTGTCACCTTCTTACTCTGGATGAAGGAGGAGGTTCGAAAGGAACGGGAGGAATGTGCTCGACGGGCTATGCAAACCAAGGCGCATAAGCGGCATCTGAGGCGTCATGGGCATGACACTGGCAAAAGCAATTCAGCAACATAAAGGGCAGCCTGTGAGTTCGACCGCCCTGTTTAGAAGCTTGGAAGGCTATGTGATTACCGTATACTGAGCAAAATCGTTGAGCCGGATACACATAGCGAGGAAGCATGACAAACCAAGAGAAAACGATCACGCAAGAGGAGTGGGACAAGCTGTCGCCAGCACTGTACAAGCTGAGTCGCCAGACCGCAGATATTGTCAGGGCCGTATTGGTAGAAGGGCGTCAGGGCATTGATGTAGCAAAGGAGCACAACGTATCACGCCAGGCAGTTTATGCGGCGGTAGCCCGTGTCAGAAAGATTATGGAAGCAAAAGACCTTTCTGTTTTGGAGCCTGTATTGGTGTGGTTACCACCAGACAAGGCTAAAGAAGTCAGAGCCATGGCTAAGCAGTACGAGAAGAAGTGATTAGTTGGTCTTGTTACAAGAAAAGTAAAAATATTTGCCAGATTGAAACGTATTCCAACCTCTCTTAAGCACAAGATTTACCTCCTGGCCCCCTTCGGCTCCTGACCGGCAGGCCGGTCAGTCGTCAAGCCCCACTGCGCTAACCGGCAAGCCGGTAAGCTCCGCCGAACCCCTGCGGGTTTCGGGCCTGCCGGCTAGGGTCTGATGGCAACCCCCAGGTCAACCCCGTGCAGCTGGCTTGCGCCAGCGCGTTCACTGGCCATGCAGGCATGGCCGCTAAGGCCCGGCCCGGCGTTGCCGTTCCGGGGTGTCTGCACGTTGTGTGTCCGGTGGACTCCGTCTCACTGTGGCCCCTCGCCCCGCTGAAATCTGCCCCAACCGCGGCCCGCGTCAACCGTCCCGTCTGCACCCGTTCGCACTCGCGTTGCTCGCTTGCGCTGCGGCTTTGCCGTGCCCGTTGACCCGTGCCTTATCCGGCCGGGGCTGTTTTCGCGGTTGCGGCGAGGTTCCAAGTGAGACATCCATCCACCTACAGGAGAACACCAACATGCAGACACACAACGTCAACGTCAACACCGCGACGAAGGAATCCAGTGAGACGGGGTTAACCCCCACGGGCTTTCCCATGCAGCGTATGCAGGACATCTACTACGTGATCCCCACTGGGGAGATGAGTGTGGAGCACTTTCTGGCGCTCTATACCACCGTGGTGAAAAACGGTCAGGACACGCAATCCATCGAGGCGCTGGACGTGCCGGGGTGTCAGCGTCTGACGCTCATGAGCGATCACTGCCCGGACACGTACCAGCTGATGCTGAAAGAGGGTCGCCCCATCGCTGCCTGCGATGAGCTGGCCATGACAACCTGGCGCATCGGCTGAGGACACCATCATGAAAACCTACCATCTGACATCGTTGTTTGATCGCCTGTGCCACCAGCTTCACCAGCCTGGCCTGGCGCCAGAGCAGGGCGAGGCCCTGTATCGCAAAATCCTGCGGTGGCAGGAGATCCGCGCCTGCTATCAGGAGGACGTGGGAACCGACAGGCTCAACCCCCAGGCGCGCCTGATGAAGTACCTGCTGATCGCCCGGAGCTGTGAGAACCGGCTGGAGTGGTGCCGGCTGGATGATGCCGTCATTGAGGCGCTGGTTGAGATCAACGAGAACACTTACTACGTCGTGCGGTTCCATTGGGGCAGTGGGGGCGTGACGGCCTGCCGGTATTGTTTCAACGGCACGGGCTTTGTGTGCGGCAAACGGATAGAGGGACTGGCAACGGTGCTACGCCGCGTGAAATGGGAGGTGCGGCCATGCTGAGCACAATTCCTCTGGCTTCACACGAGGACATCGCGGAAATAGGCCAGACCCTGACGCTTCTGGCAGGGCAACCCACCAGCAATGCCCAACGCCGGGCACTGGCTGCACAGGCACTGCGGGCATTTGTGCACGCTGCGGACACACATGATGAGCCGGTTGAGAGCAACATCCAGGATCTGATGATTGACCTGCTGCATTTGGTAAACCACCTGGGCCTGCGTCTGGATGACCCCACCCGCGCTGAACGGCTGCTGAGCGCGTCAGGGCTGCTTTTTGAGCTGGAAGTCAACGATGAGGAGAAAAAACATGGATAAAGCGACGTTTAAGCAGAGCCTGGTACTGATCACGCTCGATAACGATGAACAGGGGTTGTTCCTGAACGGGACATTCATCACCTGCACAGAAGAAATGCAACTGCCTGATCTTGGTATGGTGGCCGAGCAGATAAGCAAAGCCCTCACCAAGCCATGTGTGAACCTTCACGCCCCGCGGCCAGACAATGAGGAGTGGGGCTGGCACGATGTGGAGGACATGTTGACCAGCGGCCGGGCAGTGGTCACCATTATCGTCGCCCGGCAACGAGACAGGCTGGCCATCCATTTCTGTTCACACCGCCGGCTATGCGGGGCGGACAATGACCTGTGGTTCCCGTTGAGTGAGGCGCAGCCGTTATTTGAGCAGGTCGAACACATCCTGTGCCTGCATGGGGTGGCACATAACGTGATACGGGTGGAGCCGCTGGGACAGGGGGAGGAAAATACGGATTACAGGGTGGTGTATAACCTGCGGTAAGAGAAAACCGGCAAGCAGGCTTGCCGGTGCTCCCGCCCCTGCACTGTGCGACGAGTCGGGGCAACAGAGACACACACTGACCGGAGTCAACGATGCCCCGTTATCATGCCACCCGTGGCGTGGCAGGTAAAGGGGCCATGTGTCCGGGGAGGGCCTCCTGGTCGATAAAGCATAGGGGGTGATACCTGAGGGCAGATTGACCCACCAGCCGCCAGGGGCGGCCAGCCGTGCCTGCGGCACGACTGCGCTAGCGGCATGCGTCTGGGGCCACGGTGATGACGCCCATTGGGCCTATCCTGCCCGTCTGAGCCTATCTGCCGGCCTCGCCTTTCGTCGCCATGACCTGGGCAGTTTACCGCCCCATACGTCCCGGCCGCCGGGGGCGGTCAGCCGCGCCTGCGGCACGACTGCGCTAGCGGCACGCGTCTGCGGCCACGGTGATGACGCTTATTGGGCCTATCCTGCCCGTCTGAGCCTATCTGCCTGCCTCGCCTTTCGTCGCCATGACCTGGGCAATTTACCGCTCCATGCGTCCCGTCCGCCGGGGGCGGTCAGCCGCGCCTGCGGCACGACTGCGCTAGCGGCACGCGTCTGCGGCCACGGTGATGACGCCCATTGGGCATACCCTGCCCGTCTGAGCCTATCTGCCTGCATCGCCTTTCGTGCCCATGACCTGGCCTGCTTACCGCCCCATACGCCCGTTGCAGGGCCTGTGTTGCCCACCGTGGCGGGATGCTGTCATTGGGTCTGGCTGGGCAGGGGGTGCTCCTCGGCGGCTGTTGGGGTGACCATCTCAGGTCAACGGCCCACCCCCAAAAGGCATGGCCCCCTTCGGCGCCTGACCGGCAGGCCGGCCAGTCGTCAGCCCCACTGCGCTAACCGGCTGTGCCGGTAAGCTCCGCCGAACCCCTGCGGGTTTCGGGCCTGCCGGCTAGGGTCTGATGGCAAACGGCAAGGCTCAACCCCGTGCAGCTGGCTTGCGCCAGCGCGTTCACTGGCCATGCAGGCATGGCCGCTGATGACCGGAACGGCGTTGCCGTTCCGGGGTGCCTGCATGTTGTGCCCTCAGGGGGTGTCTGTCCCTCCGGTGCCTCGCCCCGCTGAAATCTGCCCCAACCGCGGCCCGCATCAACCGTCCCGTCTGCACCCGTTCGCACTCGCGTTGCTCGCTTGCGCTGCGGCTTTGCCGTGCCGGTTGACCCGTGCCTTATCCGGTCGGGGCATATTCGCGGTTGCGGCGAGGAACTCGGAGAGACAGACATCAACCCACGGAGGATACCAACATGCAGGCACAGAACGTCAACGTCAAAACCGCAGCGAAAAATCTAAAGAGACAGGGGGAAACCCCCACGTCAACACCCGCTTTCGCCCGTCATATTGGAGGCAGTATGCAAGACATGATCCCCAGCTATCACAATGCCAAAGAGCGCATCACGTGCTACACCGAGTTGGTGAAAATCACCGCCATTGAAGGCCCGGAGATTTTTCCGGGCACGAAGGCGCTGGCCCATAAGGTGACGGGCGAGCGGCTGACGCGTGACGGTGAGCCAACAGGGCACCTCCTGACGTTCCTCGCCCCGCTGGGCAGGGGGGTGGAAGGGGGGCGATTTCTTAGCCCGTGCCGCTATTACGATCATGAGCCGACCGACGTGTTCATCAACGATGTGCTGGAAGTCATCCTCGACGAGGTGACCAATGACGCCACCGGCTGCACCGAGTTCGATCTGGTTGGCTCTTGTTTTGCCATGAAGTATTTCTCCGATCCCGAGATACGCAATGATCGCCTCTGGCCTGAGTGCTACTTGAACCCGCCCTCACAGGAGGAGGACGCCTTCTTCTGACTAACGCGGCGGCAGGCTTCCCCTGCCGCTGTTAACCGGTGCGCGGCCGGCGGCCGGGTGCGCGCTGCCAGCCCCTCACGGCAGGGCCACCCGGCAAAAGAAAGGGAGCGGCTACGCCGCTCTCTTTCGCCTGCCCCGTGTGCCTTTTTACCGTAGCGGAAGGCGATGCGGCGCTCTGGAGCGGTGGCCGGGGGAGGGGGTTCTCTGTCAGGTCAAGGTCTGGCAGGTCAACGGCCCACCCCCAAAGGGCATGGCCCCCTTCGGCGCCTGACCGGCAGGCCGGCCAGTCGTCAGCCCCACTGCGCTAACCGGCTGTGCCGGTAAGCTCCGCCGAACCCCTGCGGGTTTCGGGCCTGCCGGCTAGGGTCTGATGGCGAACGGCAAGGCTCAACCGCCACGCGCGACTTCCTGGCTTCGCCAGGCGCGCAAAGGCCGGGGACGCTACACTTAGCTCAGCCATTAACAGGAGGTGTGATGAACGTTAAGACGCTCTATGCCAACAACAGGATCGCCTTTCCAGTGGGGATTGTGCTGGCCGTGCTGGGCCACCTGTTTCTGTATACCACCCATGCCATGGCACTGATGTATGTGCCGTGGGTCTGCTGCCTGATTGCCATGCTGTTCCACTACGGTGATCCCAAGCCGCTGATGGTGAAAAGCGGCCTGCGGGCCATGGTCACCGCCCTGCTGGCTCTGGTCGTGTATATCACTTACGTGCTTGCTACAAGGTAAGCATGCCCATGGCCCTGACAGGCGTGCCCGGCGCGCCTGCTGTTTCCTGCCCATTGATTGCCCATGCTGTGTTGCGTGCCCCGTGTGATCCCTGTCCGGGCTGATGCCTGCTTGCCGGGTCGTCGTCGTGTCTGCTCAGGTCAACCGCCTGAACGGCCACCCCCAAAGGGCATGGCCCCCTTCGGCGCCTGACCGGCAGGCCGGCCAGTCGTCAGCCCCACTGCGCTAACCGGCAAGCCGGTAAGCTCCGCCGAACCCCTGCGGGTTTCGGGCCTGTCGGCTAGGGTCTGATGGCGAACGGCAAGGCTCAACCCCGTGCAGCTGGCTTGCGCCAGCGCGTTCACTGGCCATGCAGGCATGGCCGCTAAGGCCCGGCCCGGCGTTGCCGTTCCGGGGTGTCTGCACGTTGTGTGTCCGGTGGACTCCGTCTCACTGTGGCCCCTCGCCCCGCTGAAATCTGCCCCAACCGCGGCCCGCGTCAACCGTCCCGTCTGCACCCGTTCGCACTCGCGTTGCTCGCTTGCGCTGCGGCTTTGCCGTGCCGGTTGACCCGTGCCTTAACCGGTCGGGGCATATTCGCGGTTGCGGCGAGGTTCCAAGTGAGACATCCATCCACCTACAGGAGAACACCAACATGCAGACACACAACGTCAACGTCAACACCGCGACGAAGGAATCCAGTGAGACGGGGGGCAAACCCAGTGGCGCTGGCCGCCAAGGCTGATTGCACGCGCCATGCGCATTGTTTGAAATTCATCCGGCGGCATAGTGTAAAGCAGGCCGCCGGGATATACTGATAGCAGGGATACAGACAGGCTGTGTCCCTGCCCGAAAAGGGTAAACCAATGTCGGTCACTGACATGAATGAACTGAACATCGCCAAAATCAACGCGGAAATTGCCAAGCAGATGGCAGAAACCAGCAAGCTGATGGCAGAAACGAAAAAGCTCCATGCCGAGGCCGTTAAATATAACCGTGAAACTTTCTGGTATCCGCTGGCAATTTCCAGTGGCATCATCGGTGCGGTTGTGACGGTAACTACGCTGATCTTTAAACTCTTGGGCGTCTTATGATGCCGGGGGAGGGGGCGCCCCCTCCCTTAT
Proteins encoded in this region:
- a CDS encoding chaperonin, encoding MKKDKVSLYQTALADGVGEAKLQVNPVHSKTDEPTPAKREVRTKTLKAIPTSYFDAHQKLRDNNKTGLDFSNYILEALREKLERDGAL
- a CDS encoding ParA family protein, translated to MPVLVIAHQKGGSGKTTSSVHILGEIAADDVIDLDIHKGISILNRFRPDEKKREVQTFNETKSLLHYIRTQDEAGRLVYIDCGGFDSDLTRTAVAVADLVIVPANDSPTELIGLATFDQLLDEVGTKMGINIQAHVLMCKTPPTKKHFPEMDELLSECRHLKRLENRLPYRTGRYGFQESLRSGMGITEIKHGRASPAGREVKGLVGEIRALLEVEE
- a CDS encoding DUF2726 domain-containing protein, whose protein sequence is MEVKYWLFLIVAAFIFILVRAKKPKPTPRSGQRQPAESTKSVERTRSVSTERIRSVSNHEDQLYFVTNNAFQKRRIMNKSEYALFCKLERMLSNNHRAYRVFPQVSLGELLSSKDDSAYQSINSKRVDFAIINPWGDPCAVVEYQGTGHYQGNAEKRDAVKREACNKADIRFFEIPAQYSDDEIREVKRYLDSISR
- a CDS encoding DUF2913 family protein translates to MSQQEIKREKGELGHFAWCLLVALKLAQQSGKVTNKTSEHLFVMGWLANAQKYKLFSRAVASDILWLQSEGKKKGAKANLIGNADYWWKIHSGQVANQDDLFRLTYFIERAQQAGWQSELVDDKDWMDESYSYPKKQTVYMRKMDLIHAYDDNMKRLQPVEMRFTGNVVALLPALAQAYLHYTQPVEVGHYMQIEIVD
- the umuC gene encoding translesion error-prone DNA polymerase V subunit UmuC, giving the protein MFALADVNAFYASCETVFRPDLKGRPVVTASNNDGCIIARNAAARCIPGIKMGTPLFQIKHLIRQHNVVVFSSNYALYADLSARVMSVLESLAPKVEVYSIDEAWMDVTGIEASLPYEAFGRLVREQVYAHTGLTVGVGCAPSKTLAKACNHAAKTWPATRGVVALTDPLRIRKLLSLLDVEDVWGIGRRLSRTLKSMGVHSALQLANLDTGFARRHFGVVMERTVRELRGESCIALEDNAPAKQQIVCSRSFGRRITQEHDMRQAICRYAERAAEKLREEKQFCRHITVFVRTSPYADEPQYGNAGTEKLLTATQDTRDIVAAAQRILDRLWRPGFHYAKAGVMLNDFSPSGVAQLHLFDAHAPRPNSEALMHVVDKINHTGLGRVWFAGQGIEPSWQMKREMLSPAYTTRWTDLPKVRF
- the umuD gene encoding translesion error-prone DNA polymerase V autoproteolytic subunit is translated as MTISSPFYQPGEEMPALAIPLFLERCQAGFPSPAADYVERTLDLNEYCIRHPSATYFVRAEGDSMSQGGISSGDLLIVDRSEKPGHGDIVIAAVDGEFTVKRLMLRPRLGLFPMNPAFPPLYVDPDTLEIFGKVMHIIHSVGR
- a CDS encoding DNA polymerase III subunit theta; the encoded protein is MSFNLAAKPDAEREKVNVDLAASGVAYKERYNMPVVPELVEREQPEHLRAYFRERVQHYRQISGQFETLPYEPPAPKRF
- a CDS encoding TrfB-related DNA-binding protein encodes the protein MTNQEKTITQEEWDKLSPALYKLSRQTADIVRAVLVEGRQGIDVAKEHNVSRQAVYAAVARVRKIMEAKDLSVLEPVLVWLPPDKAKEVRAMAKQYEKK